In Cydia amplana chromosome 13, ilCydAmpl1.1, whole genome shotgun sequence, a single genomic region encodes these proteins:
- the LOC134653235 gene encoding bolA-like protein 3: MFRQFLRALEPVRNSLSRGVVGNGAGATGSKFEQNCVSKEQQLTEALKKSLPGTTYVSVEDISGGCGAMFEISIEAKEFSGLSRVKQHRLVTDSLKEEIAGMHGIRIHTNPTPDSK; encoded by the exons ATGTTTCGTCAATTTTTAAGGGCTTTGGAACCAGTTAGAAATAGTTTG TCCCGAGGTGTAGTGGGCAACGGAGCCGGAGCGACCGGCAGCAAGTTTGAACAAAACTGCGTATCTAAGGAACAGCAGCTAACCGAGGCCCTCAAAAAGTCGCTGCCGGGGACCACTTATGTGAGCGTGGAGGATATTTCAGGTGGCTGCGGGGCTATGTTCGAG ATCAGTATAGAGGCTAAAGAGTTTTCTGGGCTGTCCCGAGTCAAGCAACACAGGCTGGTCACAGACTCCCTGAAAGAAGAAATTGCTGGGATGCACGGGATCCGCATTCATACCAACCCCACCCCGGACAGCAAATGA